The following are encoded together in the Bos taurus isolate L1 Dominette 01449 registration number 42190680 breed Hereford chromosome 17, ARS-UCD2.0, whole genome shotgun sequence genome:
- the MMP17 gene encoding matrix metalloproteinase-17 isoform X1 — protein MRRRAARGPGPPFPRAGVPPLPLLLLALAACGGCAAPAPHTEDLSLGVEWLSRFGYLPPADPETGQLQTPEELSKAIVAMQQFGGLEATGVLDEATLALMKTPRCSLPDLPAVALARRRRQAPALTKWNKRNLSWRVRTFPRDSPLGRDTVRALMHYALKVWSDITPLNFHEVAGSAADIQIDFSTADHNDRYPFDGPGGTVAHAFFPGDHHTAGDTHFDDDEAWTFRSSDAHGMDLFAVAVHEFGHAIGLSHVAATRSIMQPYYQGPVGDPLRYGLPYEDRVRVWQLYGVRESVSPTAQPDTPESEEPPLLPEPPDNRSSTLPRKDMPHRCSAHFDAVAQIRGEAFFFKGKYFWRLTRDRHLVSLQPAQVHRFWRGLPLHLDSVDAVYERTSDHKIVFFKGDRYWVFKDNNVEEGYPRPVSDFGLPSGGVDAAFSWAHNDKTYFFKDQLYWRYDEHTRRMDPGHPAQSPPWRGVPSTLDDAMRWSDGAAYFFRGKEYWKVLDGELEVAPGYPQSTARDWLVCRDLPADPEGMDGEAGAHARPGQRDHSRSEDAYEVCSCTSLAAPAPRAVGPLLAVLLSFLWTSAKALTL, from the exons GAGTGGCTGAGCAGGTTTGGCTACCTGCCCCCAGCAGACCCCGAAACGGGACAGCTGCAGACACCAGAGGAGCTGTCCAAGGCCATCGTGGCCATGCAGCAGTTCGGAGGCCTGGAGGCTACTGGCGTCCTAG ATGAGGCCACCCTGGCGCTGATGAAAACCCCTCGATGTTCCCTCCCTGACCTCCCGGCCGTGGCCCTGGCTCGAAGGAGACGCCAGGCTCCAGCCCTGACCAAGTGGAACAAGAGGAACCTGTCATGGAG GGTCCGCACGTTCCCGCGGGATTCGCCCCTGGGCCGCGACACAGTGCGGGCGCTCATGCACTACGCACTCAAAGTCTGGAGCGACATCACGCCCCTGAACTTCCACGAGGTGGCCGGCAGCGCCGCTGACATCCAGATCGACTTCTCCACGGCCGACCACAACGACCGCTACCCCTTCGACGGCCCGGGCGGCACGGTGGCCCACGCCTTCTTCCCGGGCGACCACCACACCGCAGGGGACACCCACTTCGACGACGATGAGGCTTGGACATTCCGCTCCTCAG ATGCCCACGGCATGGACCTGTTTGCGGTGGCTGTCCACGAGTTTGGCCACGCCATCGGGCTGAGCCACGTGGCAGCCACGCGCTCCATCATGCAGCCGTACTACCAGGGCCCAGTGGGTGACCCGCTGCGCTACGGGCTCCCCTATGAGGACAGGGTGCGCGTCTGGCAGCTGTACG GCGTGCGGGAGTCGGTGTCCCCCACGGCTCAGCCGGACACCCCAGAGTCTGAGGAGCCACCCCTCCTGCCAGAGCCCCCTGACAATCGATCCAGCACCCT GCCCAGGAAGGACATGCCCCACAGATGCAGTGCCCACTTTGACGCAGTGGCCCAGATCCGCGGCGAGGCCTTCTTCTTCAAAG GCAAGTACTTCTGGCGGCTGACCCGGGACCGCCACCTGGTGTCGCTGCAGCCGGCACAGGTGCACCGTTTCTGGCGGGGCCTGCCGCTGCACCTGGACAGCGTGGACGCCGTGTACGAGCGCACCAGTGACCACAAGATCGTCTTCTTCAAAG GAGACAGATACTGGGTGTTTAAGGACAATAACGTAGAGGAAGGATACCCGCGGCCTGTCTCGGACTTCGGCCTCCCGTCGGGCGGCGTCGATGCCGCCTTCTCCTGGGCCCACAATGACAAGACTTATTTCTTTAAGGACCAGCTGTACTGGCGCTACGATGAGCACACACGCCGCATGGACCCCGGCCACCCGGCCCAGAGCCCCCCGTGGAGGGGCGTCCCCAGCACGCTCGACGACGCCATGCGCTGGTCCGACG GTGCCGCCTACTTCTTCCGCGGCAAGGAGTACTGGAAGGTGCTGGACGGCGAGCTGGAGGTGGCGCCCGGGTACCCGCAGTCCACCGCCCGGGACTGGCTGGTCTGCAGAGACCTTCCCGCCGACCCCGAGGGCATGGATGGAGAGGCCGGGGCCCACGCGCGGCCAGGACAGCGCGACCATAGTCGCTCGGAGGACGCCTACGAAGTCTGCTCCTGCACCTCCCTCGCCGCCCCTGCCCCGCGGGCCGTGGGCCCACTGCTGGCCGTGCTGCTAAGCTTCCTGTGGACATCGGCAAAGGCCCTGACGCTGTGA
- the MMP17 gene encoding matrix metalloproteinase-17 isoform X2, translated as MRRRAARGPGPPFPRAGVPPLPLLLLALAACGGCAAPAPHTEDLSLGVEWLSRFGYLPPADPETGQLQTPEELSKAIVAMQQFGGLEATGVLDEATLALMKTPRCSLPDLPAVALARRRRQAPALTKWNKRNLSWRVRTFPRDSPLGRDTVRALMHYALKVWSDITPLNFHEVAGSAADIQIDFSTADHNDRYPFDGPGGTVAHAFFPGDHHTAGDTHFDDDEAWTFRSSGVRESVSPTAQPDTPESEEPPLLPEPPDNRSSTLPRKDMPHRCSAHFDAVAQIRGEAFFFKGKYFWRLTRDRHLVSLQPAQVHRFWRGLPLHLDSVDAVYERTSDHKIVFFKGDRYWVFKDNNVEEGYPRPVSDFGLPSGGVDAAFSWAHNDKTYFFKDQLYWRYDEHTRRMDPGHPAQSPPWRGVPSTLDDAMRWSDGAAYFFRGKEYWKVLDGELEVAPGYPQSTARDWLVCRDLPADPEGMDGEAGAHARPGQRDHSRSEDAYEVCSCTSLAAPAPRAVGPLLAVLLSFLWTSAKALTL; from the exons GAGTGGCTGAGCAGGTTTGGCTACCTGCCCCCAGCAGACCCCGAAACGGGACAGCTGCAGACACCAGAGGAGCTGTCCAAGGCCATCGTGGCCATGCAGCAGTTCGGAGGCCTGGAGGCTACTGGCGTCCTAG ATGAGGCCACCCTGGCGCTGATGAAAACCCCTCGATGTTCCCTCCCTGACCTCCCGGCCGTGGCCCTGGCTCGAAGGAGACGCCAGGCTCCAGCCCTGACCAAGTGGAACAAGAGGAACCTGTCATGGAG GGTCCGCACGTTCCCGCGGGATTCGCCCCTGGGCCGCGACACAGTGCGGGCGCTCATGCACTACGCACTCAAAGTCTGGAGCGACATCACGCCCCTGAACTTCCACGAGGTGGCCGGCAGCGCCGCTGACATCCAGATCGACTTCTCCACGGCCGACCACAACGACCGCTACCCCTTCGACGGCCCGGGCGGCACGGTGGCCCACGCCTTCTTCCCGGGCGACCACCACACCGCAGGGGACACCCACTTCGACGACGATGAGGCTTGGACATTCCGCTCCTCAG GCGTGCGGGAGTCGGTGTCCCCCACGGCTCAGCCGGACACCCCAGAGTCTGAGGAGCCACCCCTCCTGCCAGAGCCCCCTGACAATCGATCCAGCACCCT GCCCAGGAAGGACATGCCCCACAGATGCAGTGCCCACTTTGACGCAGTGGCCCAGATCCGCGGCGAGGCCTTCTTCTTCAAAG GCAAGTACTTCTGGCGGCTGACCCGGGACCGCCACCTGGTGTCGCTGCAGCCGGCACAGGTGCACCGTTTCTGGCGGGGCCTGCCGCTGCACCTGGACAGCGTGGACGCCGTGTACGAGCGCACCAGTGACCACAAGATCGTCTTCTTCAAAG GAGACAGATACTGGGTGTTTAAGGACAATAACGTAGAGGAAGGATACCCGCGGCCTGTCTCGGACTTCGGCCTCCCGTCGGGCGGCGTCGATGCCGCCTTCTCCTGGGCCCACAATGACAAGACTTATTTCTTTAAGGACCAGCTGTACTGGCGCTACGATGAGCACACACGCCGCATGGACCCCGGCCACCCGGCCCAGAGCCCCCCGTGGAGGGGCGTCCCCAGCACGCTCGACGACGCCATGCGCTGGTCCGACG GTGCCGCCTACTTCTTCCGCGGCAAGGAGTACTGGAAGGTGCTGGACGGCGAGCTGGAGGTGGCGCCCGGGTACCCGCAGTCCACCGCCCGGGACTGGCTGGTCTGCAGAGACCTTCCCGCCGACCCCGAGGGCATGGATGGAGAGGCCGGGGCCCACGCGCGGCCAGGACAGCGCGACCATAGTCGCTCGGAGGACGCCTACGAAGTCTGCTCCTGCACCTCCCTCGCCGCCCCTGCCCCGCGGGCCGTGGGCCCACTGCTGGCCGTGCTGCTAAGCTTCCTGTGGACATCGGCAAAGGCCCTGACGCTGTGA